The following proteins are encoded in a genomic region of Natrinema sp. DC36:
- a CDS encoding aldehyde ferredoxin oxidoreductase family protein: MSDLPPAYGGEILHVDLESGESEREEITPEDARLFLGGNGLAVKLVAEHVPASADAFDSENVVVFAVGPMNATPFQSTSRGVVGFVSPMTDGFFDSTFGGTFPRAQKTTGFDAIALHGAADDLSYVNITADGATVEPAADLAGLDTYETCERVREREGVGYDTHVIAAGPAGENRVRYACLLHESKRREGVAGRGGSGAVLGSKNVKAVAVREGDFEPELAAPDRLRTLATGRMKPLMEGTEMLQDFGTSGLVNPVNETGKLGQRNNQTERTSRENAEAISGERLREEFVTEDTTCANCAVACGKHVAVKSEGITEAKIPEFESLFGTATMQEVYDIKRVMKANDLCDRLGMDTISWGVTVAFARECYEEGLLSADASPHLAFGDADGLVELAEQTARRDGIGDRLAAGSFRFSHSLDDAAERYLHGAKGLEFAAHSPRGLKGMSIGYATATRGGSHHDTRPTLQYQGEHDETTDGTAEFAARSQHFTAVGDSLTQCRFVSEGGWGERLNERYSEAVNAATGWDLDPAELERIGERIYNLERLVNVQRGIAGRADDTLPYRVMHEAIPDGPSAGMFCPPSELEAMLDEYYAFRGWDDDGVPTDETLERLEIAPFAN; the protein is encoded by the coding sequence ATGAGCGACCTCCCGCCGGCGTACGGCGGTGAAATCCTCCACGTCGACCTCGAGAGCGGCGAGAGCGAGCGCGAGGAAATCACGCCCGAGGACGCGCGCCTGTTCCTCGGCGGCAACGGCCTCGCCGTCAAGCTCGTCGCCGAACACGTCCCCGCGTCGGCCGACGCGTTCGATTCGGAGAACGTCGTCGTCTTCGCGGTCGGACCGATGAACGCCACGCCGTTCCAGAGCACGAGTCGCGGCGTCGTCGGGTTCGTCAGTCCGATGACCGACGGGTTCTTCGACAGCACGTTCGGCGGGACGTTCCCGCGAGCCCAGAAGACGACGGGGTTCGACGCGATCGCGTTACACGGCGCGGCCGACGACCTCTCGTACGTCAACATCACGGCGGACGGCGCGACCGTCGAACCCGCCGCCGACCTGGCCGGCCTGGACACGTACGAGACCTGCGAGCGGGTACGCGAACGAGAGGGCGTCGGCTACGACACGCACGTCATCGCCGCCGGCCCGGCCGGCGAGAATCGAGTGCGCTACGCCTGCCTGTTGCACGAGTCGAAACGGCGCGAAGGCGTCGCCGGTCGGGGCGGCAGCGGGGCGGTTCTCGGCTCGAAGAACGTCAAAGCCGTCGCCGTCCGGGAGGGCGACTTCGAGCCCGAACTCGCGGCACCCGATCGACTTCGGACGCTCGCTACCGGGCGGATGAAACCGCTGATGGAGGGGACCGAGATGCTACAGGACTTCGGGACCAGCGGCCTCGTGAACCCGGTCAACGAGACGGGAAAGCTCGGCCAGCGCAACAACCAAACCGAGCGGACGTCCCGGGAGAACGCGGAGGCGATCAGCGGCGAACGGCTCCGCGAGGAGTTCGTCACCGAGGACACCACGTGCGCCAACTGCGCGGTGGCCTGCGGGAAACACGTCGCGGTCAAATCGGAGGGGATCACCGAGGCGAAGATTCCGGAGTTCGAGAGCCTGTTCGGGACCGCGACGATGCAGGAGGTGTACGACATCAAGCGCGTGATGAAAGCGAACGATCTGTGCGACCGGCTGGGGATGGATACCATCAGTTGGGGCGTGACCGTCGCGTTCGCGCGGGAGTGCTACGAGGAGGGGCTGCTGTCCGCGGACGCCTCACCGCACCTGGCGTTCGGCGACGCCGACGGTCTCGTGGAACTCGCCGAACAGACCGCGCGACGTGACGGAATCGGCGATCGGCTCGCGGCGGGCTCGTTCCGATTTTCCCACTCGCTGGACGACGCGGCGGAGCGGTACCTGCACGGGGCGAAGGGGCTGGAGTTCGCGGCCCACTCGCCGCGGGGTCTCAAGGGGATGTCGATCGGATACGCGACCGCGACTCGAGGCGGTTCGCATCACGACACGCGGCCCACGCTCCAGTATCAGGGGGAACACGACGAGACGACGGACGGGACCGCCGAGTTCGCCGCTCGCTCGCAGCACTTCACGGCCGTCGGAGACTCGCTGACCCAGTGTCGGTTCGTCAGCGAGGGCGGGTGGGGCGAACGACTGAACGAGCGCTACAGCGAGGCGGTGAACGCCGCGACCGGCTGGGACCTCGACCCGGCCGAACTCGAGCGGATCGGCGAGCGCATCTACAACCTGGAGCGACTCGTCAACGTCCAGCGCGGGATCGCCGGTCGAGCGGATGACACGCTCCCCTACCGAGTCATGCACGAGGCGATTCCCGACGGACCGTCGGCCGGAATGTTCTGTCCGCCGTCGGAACTCGAGGCCATGCTGGACGAGTACTACGCGTTCCGCGGCTGGGACGACGACGGCGTTCCGACCGACGAGACGCTCGAGCGGCTCGAGATCGCCCCGTTCGCGAACTGA
- a CDS encoding CocE/NonD family hydrolase, producing the protein MASDPEYAVTAELDVMVEMRDGVELATDVYRPADPDTGEPIDDPKPALLDRTPYGKRGRMERHGEWFAERGYVVAIQDCRGRFNSGGDYYIFVNEPEDGYDTVEWLAERPYCDDQVGTIGTSYGAWVQNALATQDPPHLEAMFINQGAANGRKATFRHNGAFELRWLCWAYTLGGGFAKRALEDSDVQRRLANVDVRDVLENGPIQRGQSPLRHIPDYEEWAFDIMTQGAASDELWQEPGLNFEAYYDESADVPTVYSGAWYDSYTKATCDNFEALAERKDSDHYLLMGPWTHGWNTYPLPSWNKSYSGELEFGEQALRDYQETRLRFFDHYLKGEDTWGDQPTVQYFQMGTGDGSQTRDGRLFHSGEWRSGEEWPLSDTEFTTYYIHEDGRLSTDEPTVEDAATSYEFDPSDPVPTLGGNCSSYITYEPRDENLIEYPLANRNLQDITGRGGFDQRTRPDTLGAESPYGPLDERNDVLVYRTPPLEEDLEITGSISVSVFGSTDAPDTDFTAKLVDEYPPSEEFPNGFAVNLADSICRGRYRGYRDEPDLLEPGEVYEFEMEPYPTANVFKAGHRIRLDISSSNYPRFDVNHNTGGPLYGDRESEIATNTVHHDAEYATQIELPVQPR; encoded by the coding sequence ATGGCATCTGATCCGGAGTACGCAGTCACTGCTGAACTTGATGTGATGGTCGAGATGCGCGACGGTGTCGAACTGGCGACCGACGTCTACCGTCCGGCCGACCCCGACACGGGCGAACCGATCGACGATCCCAAGCCCGCGCTTCTCGATCGAACCCCCTACGGGAAACGCGGACGAATGGAACGACACGGCGAGTGGTTCGCCGAGCGCGGCTACGTCGTCGCGATTCAGGACTGTCGCGGTCGATTCAACAGCGGCGGCGACTACTATATCTTCGTCAACGAACCCGAGGACGGCTACGACACCGTCGAATGGCTCGCCGAGCGGCCCTACTGTGACGACCAGGTCGGGACGATCGGCACCTCCTACGGCGCGTGGGTGCAGAACGCGCTCGCCACGCAGGACCCGCCGCACCTCGAGGCCATGTTCATCAATCAGGGGGCCGCCAACGGACGGAAGGCGACCTTCCGGCACAACGGGGCCTTCGAGCTCCGGTGGCTCTGCTGGGCGTACACCCTCGGCGGCGGGTTCGCCAAGCGGGCGCTCGAGGATTCGGACGTCCAGCGCCGACTCGCCAACGTCGACGTACGGGACGTGCTCGAGAACGGGCCGATCCAGCGGGGGCAGTCGCCGCTGCGGCACATCCCCGACTACGAGGAGTGGGCGTTCGACATCATGACGCAGGGGGCCGCGAGCGACGAACTCTGGCAGGAGCCGGGGCTCAACTTCGAGGCGTACTACGACGAGTCGGCGGACGTTCCGACCGTCTACTCGGGCGCGTGGTACGACTCCTACACGAAGGCGACCTGCGACAACTTCGAGGCGCTCGCCGAGCGAAAGGACAGCGACCACTACCTCCTGATGGGGCCGTGGACCCACGGCTGGAACACCTATCCCCTGCCCTCGTGGAACAAGTCCTACTCCGGCGAACTCGAGTTCGGCGAGCAGGCCTTGCGCGACTACCAGGAGACGCGGCTGCGCTTTTTCGATCACTACCTCAAGGGCGAGGACACCTGGGGCGACCAGCCGACGGTCCAATACTTCCAGATGGGGACCGGCGACGGCTCGCAGACTCGCGACGGGCGGCTCTTCCACAGCGGCGAGTGGCGCTCCGGCGAGGAGTGGCCCCTGTCGGACACCGAGTTCACGACCTACTACATCCACGAGGACGGCCGGTTGTCGACGGACGAGCCGACCGTCGAGGACGCCGCCACGAGCTACGAGTTCGATCCGAGCGATCCGGTCCCCACCCTCGGGGGCAACTGCTCGTCGTACATCACATACGAGCCGCGAGACGAGAACCTCATCGAGTACCCGCTCGCCAATCGAAACCTGCAGGACATCACCGGCCGCGGCGGCTTCGACCAGCGAACGCGCCCCGATACGCTCGGCGCCGAGTCGCCGTACGGCCCCCTCGACGAGCGCAACGACGTCCTCGTCTACCGGACGCCGCCGCTCGAGGAAGACCTCGAGATCACCGGATCGATCAGCGTGAGCGTCTTCGGCTCGACCGACGCGCCCGACACCGACTTCACGGCGAAACTCGTCGACGAGTACCCGCCCAGCGAGGAGTTCCCGAACGGCTTCGCGGTGAACCTCGCCGACTCCATCTGCCGCGGCCGCTACCGGGGCTACCGGGACGAGCCCGACCTGCTCGAGCCCGGCGAGGTCTACGAGTTCGAGATGGAGCCGTACCCGACGGCGAACGTCTTCAAGGCGGGCCACCGCATCCGGCTGGACATCTCCTCGTCGAACTACCCGCGCTTCGACGTGAACCACAACACCGGCGGGCCGCTGTACGGCGACCGCGAGTCCGAAATCGCGACCAACACGGTCCACCACGACGCCGAGTACGCGACGCAGATCGAACTGCCGGTTCAGCCGCGGTAA
- a CDS encoding aspartate aminotransferase family protein: MGDELSPLNDIEQTDKRHVFGTWSFQSEVSPTQVVGGDGARFTTADGEEYIDFSGQLMCSNLGHSADGVADAIAEQAREGAYFAPGFTTEARAQLGEKLAEVTPGDLTKTFFSTSGTEAVEAAIKIARFYTGKQKIISRYRSYHGATAGSISVTGDPRRLPAEPSVPGAIKAPDPYAYGSTLEPMESLEYIDEMLDLEGDTVAAVLVEPIVGSNGILVPPDEYLPELKRIAHDHGALLICDEVMSGFGRTGEWFGCDVFDVTPDIMTMAKGLTGAYAPLGATIVTPEIADYFEDELFCHGHTYAGHPVACAAGLAAVETYEEENLIERASEIGDVLGERLAELAADHPSVGEARGVGLFRGLELTRSTDERVPFGERSDKISTGTTVVDEVAARARDHGVYVANMINTLIIAPPLVLTEADLDRGIEALDAALEHSDAAMED; this comes from the coding sequence ATGGGAGACGAGTTATCACCCCTCAACGACATCGAACAGACAGACAAACGACACGTCTTCGGCACGTGGTCGTTCCAGAGCGAAGTCAGCCCGACGCAGGTCGTCGGCGGTGACGGAGCGCGATTCACGACGGCCGACGGCGAGGAGTACATCGACTTCTCCGGACAGCTCATGTGCTCCAATCTCGGCCATTCCGCGGACGGCGTCGCGGATGCGATCGCCGAGCAGGCCCGGGAGGGCGCGTACTTCGCGCCCGGCTTCACGACGGAGGCACGCGCCCAACTCGGCGAGAAACTGGCCGAGGTCACACCGGGAGACCTCACTAAAACGTTCTTTTCGACCAGCGGCACCGAGGCCGTGGAGGCCGCGATCAAAATCGCGCGCTTCTACACGGGAAAGCAGAAGATCATCTCGCGGTACCGCTCCTACCACGGCGCGACCGCCGGTTCGATCAGCGTCACCGGCGATCCGCGGCGGCTGCCGGCCGAACCCAGCGTTCCCGGCGCGATCAAAGCGCCCGATCCGTACGCGTACGGCTCGACGCTCGAGCCGATGGAGAGCCTCGAGTACATCGACGAAATGCTCGACCTCGAGGGCGATACGGTCGCGGCGGTGCTCGTCGAACCGATCGTCGGCTCGAACGGTATTCTCGTTCCGCCGGACGAGTATCTCCCCGAACTCAAGCGAATCGCCCACGATCACGGCGCGTTACTGATCTGTGACGAAGTGATGTCCGGGTTCGGCCGCACCGGCGAGTGGTTCGGCTGCGACGTCTTCGACGTCACGCCCGATATCATGACGATGGCGAAAGGCCTCACCGGCGCGTACGCCCCTCTGGGCGCGACGATCGTCACCCCGGAAATCGCGGACTACTTCGAGGACGAGCTGTTCTGTCACGGCCACACCTACGCGGGGCATCCCGTCGCCTGTGCGGCCGGGCTCGCCGCCGTCGAGACCTACGAGGAGGAGAACCTCATCGAGCGCGCGAGCGAGATCGGCGACGTCCTCGGCGAGCGACTCGCGGAACTCGCCGCGGATCATCCGAGCGTCGGCGAGGCGCGCGGCGTCGGGCTCTTCCGCGGTCTCGAACTCACCCGGTCGACCGACGAACGCGTTCCGTTCGGGGAGCGATCGGACAAGATCTCGACGGGCACGACGGTGGTGGACGAAGTGGCCGCCCGCGCCCGCGATCACGGCGTCTACGTCGCGAACATGATCAACACGCTCATCATCGCGCCGCCGCTGGTACTGACGGAAGCGGACCTCGATCGGGGTATCGAAGCGTTAGACGCCGCGCTCGAGCACTCTGACGCCGCGATGGAGGACTAA
- a CDS encoding Zn-dependent hydrolase, translating to MSIGIDRERFVETMKEQATIGGTDDGGLHRLALSDEDREIRDWFREQLEELGLDVRIDEFGNTFGRREGADPDAAPVLVGSHLDSQPYGGIYDGALGVIAPLELLRTLEEDGIETEHPIEIVNWTNEEGSRFQPAMQGSGVWVGAHDIETEYERTDENGDRLVDELERIGYRGDVPAEPQEEYEAYLELHVEQGPYLELEGKEVGVVTGVVGFYWGAITYYGEADHSGPTPMHFRNDALVGAADVITQVRRIPSTLGDRTVGTVGYVDAQPNSINIIPEEVTFTFGFRDPSDDIVEEAKRRVLAEAEAAADREGLEWEWEKRHESDSVRFADTCVDAVQASADELGYDSMRIFSGAGHDAVHLADVCDTSMVFAVSEDGKSHTEAEYTSWDDCYSSANTIANAAFRLANGE from the coding sequence ATGTCGATTGGGATTGACAGGGAGCGGTTCGTCGAGACGATGAAAGAACAGGCGACGATCGGCGGCACGGACGACGGCGGCCTCCACCGGCTAGCGCTGTCCGACGAGGACAGGGAGATCCGGGACTGGTTCCGCGAGCAGCTCGAGGAACTCGGGCTCGACGTCCGAATCGACGAATTCGGAAACACGTTCGGGCGTCGCGAGGGCGCGGATCCCGACGCCGCGCCGGTCCTGGTCGGGTCGCACCTCGACTCCCAGCCGTACGGGGGGATCTACGACGGGGCACTCGGCGTGATCGCCCCCCTCGAATTACTTCGCACACTCGAGGAGGACGGGATCGAGACCGAACACCCGATAGAGATCGTCAACTGGACGAACGAGGAGGGGTCGCGCTTTCAGCCGGCGATGCAGGGCAGCGGCGTCTGGGTCGGTGCCCACGACATCGAGACGGAGTACGAGCGGACCGACGAGAACGGCGATCGGCTGGTCGACGAGCTCGAACGGATCGGGTACCGGGGCGACGTCCCGGCCGAACCCCAGGAGGAGTACGAGGCGTACCTCGAGCTTCACGTCGAGCAAGGTCCGTACCTCGAACTGGAGGGCAAGGAGGTCGGCGTCGTGACGGGCGTCGTCGGATTCTACTGGGGTGCGATCACGTACTACGGCGAAGCCGACCACTCGGGTCCGACTCCGATGCACTTCCGCAACGACGCGCTCGTCGGGGCCGCCGACGTGATCACGCAGGTCCGTCGCATCCCGAGCACGCTGGGCGATCGAACCGTCGGAACGGTCGGCTACGTCGACGCGCAGCCGAACTCGATCAACATCATCCCCGAGGAGGTGACGTTCACGTTCGGATTCCGGGACCCGTCCGACGACATCGTCGAGGAGGCGAAACGCCGAGTGCTCGCCGAAGCGGAGGCGGCAGCGGATCGAGAGGGCCTCGAGTGGGAGTGGGAGAAACGCCACGAGTCGGACAGCGTGCGCTTCGCCGACACGTGCGTCGACGCCGTGCAGGCGTCGGCCGACGAACTCGGCTACGACAGCATGCGCATCTTCAGCGGCGCCGGCCACGACGCCGTCCACCTCGCCGACGTCTGTGATACCAGCATGGTGTTCGCGGTCAGCGAGGACGGCAAGAGCCACACCGAAGCGGAGTACACGAGCTGGGACGACTGCTACTCGTCGGCGAACACGATCGCCAACGCGGCGTTCCGACTCGCAAACGGCGAGTAG
- a CDS encoding VOC family protein, with the protein MHATHTAVTVSDLEATTDFYEGVLGLEYQREFTGDDGVVNYYVGTDAGASLQFKFDPNADGAVDPSGIDHLAFSVEDVDATFARVLEESGCDVHLEPTTFDAANRRAAFVYDPDGYVVEFVQPV; encoded by the coding sequence ATGCACGCCACACACACTGCCGTCACGGTGAGCGACCTCGAGGCGACGACCGATTTCTACGAGGGGGTGCTCGGGCTGGAGTACCAGCGAGAGTTCACGGGAGACGACGGCGTCGTTAACTATTACGTCGGAACCGACGCCGGCGCTTCCCTCCAGTTCAAGTTCGACCCGAACGCCGACGGGGCCGTCGATCCGTCGGGTATCGACCACCTCGCGTTCTCGGTCGAGGACGTCGACGCGACCTTCGCGCGGGTCCTCGAGGAGAGCGGGTGCGACGTCCACCTCGAACCGACGACGTTCGACGCGGCGAACAGGCGAGCGGCGTTCGTCTACGATCCTGACGGCTACGTCGTCGAGTTCGTTCAACCGGTCTAA
- a CDS encoding amidohydrolase family protein, which produces MVDILIRGGTVVTATDMFEADVGIIGERIVAVGDGDEMSDAETVVDATDRLVLPGVVDPHVHIDDMFSFDTYESASKAAALGGTTTFIDFAWQAWVGETSLWDEEGSLLEGIERKRDKAENPVVDFGLHAAITREDEGVFEEFEAVIEAGVPTFKLFTAYEFGLTNGFMDRTFGELADHDAVAVLHSEDGALCDYLAERFQAEGKGDPEWYPQSRPDYAEAMAAEDAVRMAMEAGCRYYGIHTTCRKSAEVLAQFREEFGEEMIRAETCTHYTTLDDSIFEEMGHLPMIAPPIRKPDDNEAMFEHLERGTLDVVSTDHCGYTEESKQVENWWDSKFGANALQTSLPVFHDEAVNERGYSYPFLVRAMCTNPARVFGLSSKGTLEPGTDADVLVFDPDASDTIDAEDNASVADFSIYEGREVTGRVEKTFVRGELVADDGEIVGEPGHGQFVERDLPDWEF; this is translated from the coding sequence ATGGTAGACATACTCATACGAGGAGGGACCGTCGTCACGGCCACGGACATGTTCGAGGCCGATGTCGGAATCATCGGCGAACGCATCGTTGCCGTCGGGGACGGCGACGAGATGAGCGACGCCGAGACGGTCGTCGACGCGACTGACAGACTGGTGCTGCCCGGCGTGGTCGATCCCCACGTCCACATCGACGACATGTTCTCGTTCGACACCTACGAAAGCGCCTCCAAGGCGGCGGCCCTCGGCGGAACGACCACGTTCATCGACTTCGCCTGGCAGGCCTGGGTCGGCGAGACGAGCCTGTGGGACGAGGAGGGGTCGCTTCTGGAGGGAATCGAGCGCAAACGCGACAAAGCGGAGAACCCGGTCGTCGACTTCGGACTCCACGCCGCGATCACTCGAGAAGACGAGGGGGTCTTCGAGGAGTTCGAGGCCGTTATCGAGGCTGGCGTCCCTACGTTCAAGCTGTTCACCGCCTACGAGTTCGGGTTGACGAACGGGTTCATGGACCGGACGTTCGGCGAACTGGCCGACCACGACGCGGTCGCCGTCTTGCACTCCGAAGACGGCGCTCTCTGTGATTATCTGGCCGAGCGCTTCCAGGCCGAGGGGAAGGGAGATCCCGAATGGTATCCACAGTCGCGGCCGGATTACGCGGAAGCGATGGCCGCCGAGGACGCCGTCCGGATGGCGATGGAGGCGGGGTGTCGGTACTACGGGATCCACACGACCTGTCGGAAGTCCGCCGAGGTGCTCGCGCAGTTCCGGGAGGAGTTCGGCGAGGAGATGATCCGGGCGGAGACGTGTACCCACTACACGACGCTGGACGATTCCATCTTCGAGGAGATGGGGCACCTCCCGATGATCGCCCCGCCGATTCGGAAACCCGACGACAACGAGGCGATGTTCGAGCACCTCGAGCGCGGAACGCTCGACGTCGTCTCGACGGACCACTGCGGGTACACGGAGGAGAGCAAACAGGTCGAGAACTGGTGGGACAGCAAGTTCGGCGCGAACGCCCTCCAGACGAGCCTGCCGGTGTTCCACGACGAAGCGGTCAACGAGCGCGGCTACTCGTATCCGTTCCTCGTTCGCGCGATGTGTACGAACCCGGCTCGAGTGTTCGGGCTTTCCTCGAAGGGAACGCTCGAACCGGGGACCGACGCCGACGTCCTCGTGTTCGATCCCGACGCGTCCGACACCATCGACGCCGAGGACAACGCGAGCGTCGCCGATTTCTCCATCTACGAGGGCAGAGAGGTCACCGGTCGCGTCGAGAAGACCTTCGTTCGGGGCGAACTCGTAGCCGACGACGGCGAAATCGTCGGGGAGCCCGGACACGGCCAGTTCGTCGAGCGGGACCTCCCCGACTGGGAGTTCTGA